In Oryza brachyantha chromosome 1, ObraRS2, whole genome shotgun sequence, the following are encoded in one genomic region:
- the LOC102711762 gene encoding beta-galactosidase 2 isoform X1: MASAAVAVAVVAVAAAVLAWAASAAVTYDRKAVVVNGQRRILISGSIHYPRSTPEMWPDLIQKAKDGGLDVVQTYVFWNGHEPSPGQYYFEGRYDLVHFIKLVKQAGLYVNLRIGPYVCAEWNFGGFPVWLKYVPGISFRTDNEPFKAEMQKFTTKIVDMMKSEGLFEWQGGPIILSQIENEFGPLEWDQGEPAKAYASWAASMAVGLNTGVPWIMCKEDDAPDPIINTCNGFYCDWFSPNNPDKPTMWTEAWTAWYTGFGIPVPHRPVEDLAYGVAKFIQKGGSFVNYYMYHGGTNFERTAGGPFIATSYDYDAPIDEYGLLREPKWGHLKELHKAIKLCEPALVAGDPIVTSLGNAQKSSVFKSSTGACAAFLENKDKVSYARVAFNGMHYDLPPWSISILPDCKTTVFNTARVGSQISQMKMEWAGGFAWQSYNEEINSFDEDPFTTVGLLEQINVTRDNTDYLWYTTNVDVEQDEQFLSNGENPKLTVMSAGHALHVFINGQLTGKTDKPILCMVAVCRCFLILNMLFNLLAGTVYGSVDNPKLTYTGNVKLWAGSNTISCLSIAVGLPNVGEHFETWNAGILGPVTLDGLNEGRRDLTWQKWTYQVGLKGESLSLHSLSGSSTVEWGEPVQKQPLTWYKAFFNAPDGDEPLALDMSSMGKGQIWINGQGIGRYWPGYKATGNCGTCDYRGEYDESKCQTNCGDSSQRWYHVPRSWLNPTGNLLVIFEEWGGDHTGISMAKRSIGSVCADVSEWQPSMKNWRTKDYEKAKVHLQCDNGQKITEIKFASFGTPQGSCGSYSEGGCHAHKSYDIFWKNCVGQERCGVSVVPEVFGGDPCPGTMKRAVVEATCG, from the exons ATGGcgtccgctgccgtcgccgtcgccgtggtcgccgtggcggcggccgtgctGGCGTGGGCTGCGTCGGCGGCCGTGACGTACGACCGCAAGGCCGTGGTGGTGAATGGCCAGCGGAGGATCCTCATCTCCGGCTCCATCCACTACCCGAGGAGCACCCCCGAG ATGTGGCCGGATCTGATACAGAAGGCCAAGGACGGCGGCCTCGACGTGGTGCAGACGTACGTCTTCTGGAACGGCCACGAGCCGTCCCCCGGCCAG TACTACTTCGAGGGGCGGTATGATCTTGTGCACTTCATCAAGCTGGTGAAGCAGGCCGGCCTCTACGTCAACCTCCGCATTGGCCCCTACGTCTGCGCCGAGTGGAACTTCGG TGGGTTCCCTGTTTGGCTGAAGTATGTCCCCGGCATCAGCTTTAGGACTGATAATGAGCCCTTCAAG GCTGAGATGCAGAAATTCACCACAAAGATTGTGGACATGATGAAGTCCGAAGGGCTCTTTGAATGGCAAGGAGGGCCTATAATCCTCTCCCAG ATTGAGAACGAGTTTGGGCCCTTGGAGTGGGATCAGGGCGAGCCTGCCAAGGCATATGCATCATGGGCAGCCAGCATGGCGGTTGGGCTCAACACCGGTGTGCCATGGATCATGTGCAAAGAAGATGACGCCCCTGATCCAATC ATTAATACATGCAATGGATTTTACTGTGACTGGTTCTCCCCAAATAATCCTGACAAGCCTACCATGTGGACTGAAGCTTGGACTGCGTG GTATACAGGCTTTGGTATTCCAGTTCCACATAGACCAGTAGAGGATCTAGCATATGGTGTTGCCAAATTTATCCAGAAGGGTGGCTCTTTTGTGAATTATTACATG TATCATGGTGGAACAAACTTTGAACGCACGGCTGGTGGCCCATTCATTGCAACTAGTTATGACTATGATGCTCCTATTGATGAATATG GTTTGTTGAGAGAACCAAAATGGGGCCACTTGAAGGAGTTGCATAAAGCCATAAAGCTTTGTGAACCTGCCTTGGTTGCAGGAGACCCCATTGTAACTTCACTTGGAAATGCTCAGAAG TCATCTGTTTTTAAATCAAGCACAGGAGCTTGTGCAGCTTTCCTCGAGAACAAGGATAAAGTATCTTATGCAAGGGTAGCATTCAATGGCATGCACTATGACCTGCCTCCTTGGTCCATAAGTATTCTCCCAGACTGCAAAACGACAGTCTTCAATACTGCTAGG GTGGGAAGTCAGATTTCACAGATGAAAATGGAATGGGCTGGAGGATTTGCATGGCAATCATACAATGAGGAGATAAATTCCTTTGATGAGGATCCGTTTACAACAGTAGGATTACTGGAACAAATAAATGTGACAAGGGATAACACAGACTACTTATGGTATACCACAAA TGTTGATGTTGAGCAGGATGAGCAGTTCCTTAGTAATGGGGAGAACCCCAAGCTTACTGTGATGTCAGCTGGTCATGCTTTGCATGTTTTCATAAACGGACAACTGACAGGTAAAACAGACAAACCTATACTCTGTATGGTGGCCGTGTGCAGGTGTTTCTTGATCCTCAATATGCTCTTCAATTTGCTGGCAGGAACTGTTTATGGTAGCGTAGATAACCCAAAACTGACTTATACTGGGAATGTGAAGCTGTGGGCTGGCAGCAATACAATTTCCTGCTTAAGTATAGCAGTTGGCCTCCCA AACGTGGGAGAACATTTTGAGACTTGGAATGCTGGGATTCTTGGCCCAGTGACACTTGATGGCCTGAATGAGGGAAGAAGAGATCTGACATGGCAGAAATGGACCTATCAG GTTGGGCTGAAAGGTGAGTCTTTGAGTCTTCATTCCCTCAGTGGAAGCTCAACAGTGGAGTGGGGGGAACCTGTGCAGAAGCAGCCTCTAACATGGTACAAG GCTTTTTTCAATGCACCAGATGGTGATGAGCCATTAGCTTTGGACATGAGTAGTATGGGGAAAGGGCAGATCTGGATAAATGGACAAGGCATTGGGCGATATTGGCCCGGCTACAAGGCTACTGGAAATTGTGGAACCTGTGATTACCGAGGTGAATATGATGAATCAAAGTGTCAAACCAACTGTGGTGACTCTTCTCAGAGATG GTACCATGTTCCTCGTTCATGGCTGAATCCCACAGGAAACCTTTTGGTCATATTTGAGGAGTGGGGCGGTGACCATACTGGAATATCAATGGCGAAACGAAGCATTGGAAGCGTCTGTGCTGATGTGTCTGAGTGGCAGCCATCAATGAAGAACTGGCGCACGAAGGACTACGAGAAAGCAAAAGTGCACCTCCAGTGTGATAATGGACAGAAGATAACTGAAATAAAGTTTGCTAGCTTTGGCACACCACAGGGCTCATGTGGAAGCTACTCCGAAGGAGGCTGCCACGCGCACAAGTCGTACGACATATTTTGGAAG AATTGCGTTGGTCAAGAACGCTGCGGGGTAAGCGTTGTCCCAGAGGTATTTGGTGGAGATCCATGCCCAGGGACAATGAAAAGGGCTGTTGTCGAGGCTACATGCGGTTGA
- the LOC102711762 gene encoding beta-galactosidase 2 isoform X2, with protein sequence MASAAVAVAVVAVAAAVLAWAASAAVTYDRKAVVVNGQRRILISGSIHYPRSTPEMWPDLIQKAKDGGLDVVQTYVFWNGHEPSPGQYYFEGRYDLVHFIKLVKQAGLYVNLRIGPYVCAEWNFGGFPVWLKYVPGISFRTDNEPFKAEMQKFTTKIVDMMKSEGLFEWQGGPIILSQIENEFGPLEWDQGEPAKAYASWAASMAVGLNTGVPWIMCKEDDAPDPIINTCNGFYCDWFSPNNPDKPTMWTEAWTAWYTGFGIPVPHRPVEDLAYGVAKFIQKGGSFVNYYMYHGGTNFERTAGGPFIATSYDYDAPIDEYGLLREPKWGHLKELHKAIKLCEPALVAGDPIVTSLGNAQKSSVFKSSTGACAAFLENKDKVSYARVAFNGMHYDLPPWSISILPDCKTTVFNTARVGSQISQMKMEWAGGFAWQSYNEEINSFDEDPFTTVGLLEQINVTRDNTDYLWYTTNVDVEQDEQFLSNGENPKLTVMSAGHALHVFINGQLTGTVYGSVDNPKLTYTGNVKLWAGSNTISCLSIAVGLPNVGEHFETWNAGILGPVTLDGLNEGRRDLTWQKWTYQVGLKGESLSLHSLSGSSTVEWGEPVQKQPLTWYKAFFNAPDGDEPLALDMSSMGKGQIWINGQGIGRYWPGYKATGNCGTCDYRGEYDESKCQTNCGDSSQRWYHVPRSWLNPTGNLLVIFEEWGGDHTGISMAKRSIGSVCADVSEWQPSMKNWRTKDYEKAKVHLQCDNGQKITEIKFASFGTPQGSCGSYSEGGCHAHKSYDIFWKNCVGQERCGVSVVPEVFGGDPCPGTMKRAVVEATCG encoded by the exons ATGGcgtccgctgccgtcgccgtcgccgtggtcgccgtggcggcggccgtgctGGCGTGGGCTGCGTCGGCGGCCGTGACGTACGACCGCAAGGCCGTGGTGGTGAATGGCCAGCGGAGGATCCTCATCTCCGGCTCCATCCACTACCCGAGGAGCACCCCCGAG ATGTGGCCGGATCTGATACAGAAGGCCAAGGACGGCGGCCTCGACGTGGTGCAGACGTACGTCTTCTGGAACGGCCACGAGCCGTCCCCCGGCCAG TACTACTTCGAGGGGCGGTATGATCTTGTGCACTTCATCAAGCTGGTGAAGCAGGCCGGCCTCTACGTCAACCTCCGCATTGGCCCCTACGTCTGCGCCGAGTGGAACTTCGG TGGGTTCCCTGTTTGGCTGAAGTATGTCCCCGGCATCAGCTTTAGGACTGATAATGAGCCCTTCAAG GCTGAGATGCAGAAATTCACCACAAAGATTGTGGACATGATGAAGTCCGAAGGGCTCTTTGAATGGCAAGGAGGGCCTATAATCCTCTCCCAG ATTGAGAACGAGTTTGGGCCCTTGGAGTGGGATCAGGGCGAGCCTGCCAAGGCATATGCATCATGGGCAGCCAGCATGGCGGTTGGGCTCAACACCGGTGTGCCATGGATCATGTGCAAAGAAGATGACGCCCCTGATCCAATC ATTAATACATGCAATGGATTTTACTGTGACTGGTTCTCCCCAAATAATCCTGACAAGCCTACCATGTGGACTGAAGCTTGGACTGCGTG GTATACAGGCTTTGGTATTCCAGTTCCACATAGACCAGTAGAGGATCTAGCATATGGTGTTGCCAAATTTATCCAGAAGGGTGGCTCTTTTGTGAATTATTACATG TATCATGGTGGAACAAACTTTGAACGCACGGCTGGTGGCCCATTCATTGCAACTAGTTATGACTATGATGCTCCTATTGATGAATATG GTTTGTTGAGAGAACCAAAATGGGGCCACTTGAAGGAGTTGCATAAAGCCATAAAGCTTTGTGAACCTGCCTTGGTTGCAGGAGACCCCATTGTAACTTCACTTGGAAATGCTCAGAAG TCATCTGTTTTTAAATCAAGCACAGGAGCTTGTGCAGCTTTCCTCGAGAACAAGGATAAAGTATCTTATGCAAGGGTAGCATTCAATGGCATGCACTATGACCTGCCTCCTTGGTCCATAAGTATTCTCCCAGACTGCAAAACGACAGTCTTCAATACTGCTAGG GTGGGAAGTCAGATTTCACAGATGAAAATGGAATGGGCTGGAGGATTTGCATGGCAATCATACAATGAGGAGATAAATTCCTTTGATGAGGATCCGTTTACAACAGTAGGATTACTGGAACAAATAAATGTGACAAGGGATAACACAGACTACTTATGGTATACCACAAA TGTTGATGTTGAGCAGGATGAGCAGTTCCTTAGTAATGGGGAGAACCCCAAGCTTACTGTGATGTCAGCTGGTCATGCTTTGCATGTTTTCATAAACGGACAACTGACAG GAACTGTTTATGGTAGCGTAGATAACCCAAAACTGACTTATACTGGGAATGTGAAGCTGTGGGCTGGCAGCAATACAATTTCCTGCTTAAGTATAGCAGTTGGCCTCCCA AACGTGGGAGAACATTTTGAGACTTGGAATGCTGGGATTCTTGGCCCAGTGACACTTGATGGCCTGAATGAGGGAAGAAGAGATCTGACATGGCAGAAATGGACCTATCAG GTTGGGCTGAAAGGTGAGTCTTTGAGTCTTCATTCCCTCAGTGGAAGCTCAACAGTGGAGTGGGGGGAACCTGTGCAGAAGCAGCCTCTAACATGGTACAAG GCTTTTTTCAATGCACCAGATGGTGATGAGCCATTAGCTTTGGACATGAGTAGTATGGGGAAAGGGCAGATCTGGATAAATGGACAAGGCATTGGGCGATATTGGCCCGGCTACAAGGCTACTGGAAATTGTGGAACCTGTGATTACCGAGGTGAATATGATGAATCAAAGTGTCAAACCAACTGTGGTGACTCTTCTCAGAGATG GTACCATGTTCCTCGTTCATGGCTGAATCCCACAGGAAACCTTTTGGTCATATTTGAGGAGTGGGGCGGTGACCATACTGGAATATCAATGGCGAAACGAAGCATTGGAAGCGTCTGTGCTGATGTGTCTGAGTGGCAGCCATCAATGAAGAACTGGCGCACGAAGGACTACGAGAAAGCAAAAGTGCACCTCCAGTGTGATAATGGACAGAAGATAACTGAAATAAAGTTTGCTAGCTTTGGCACACCACAGGGCTCATGTGGAAGCTACTCCGAAGGAGGCTGCCACGCGCACAAGTCGTACGACATATTTTGGAAG AATTGCGTTGGTCAAGAACGCTGCGGGGTAAGCGTTGTCCCAGAGGTATTTGGTGGAGATCCATGCCCAGGGACAATGAAAAGGGCTGTTGTCGAGGCTACATGCGGTTGA